Proteins from one Triticum aestivum cultivar Chinese Spring chromosome 7A, IWGSC CS RefSeq v2.1, whole genome shotgun sequence genomic window:
- the LOC123147241 gene encoding probable E3 ubiquitin-protein ligase ATL44 codes for MQSHTTRAPASLLHRSTAAAGSSGRPSPSPSWLPPPRPEQQTALVVTVDSDMVVILASLLCVLLCVLGLALLSRRACRRRPSDHYPPPPKGLKRKAIDALPTVSFFAAAALSSSLECAICLAEFADGEAVRVLPGCGHGFHAACVDAWLRTRATCPSCRAAIVATPMQMQVQPAAAAPTVVVVVAGSSRCGRCGEVTAPAGARATDAAFLA; via the coding sequence ATGCAGAGCCACACCACACGCGCTCCGGCGAGCCTGCTGCACCGCAGCACGGCTGCCGCAGGCAGCTCTGGCAGGCCTTCTCCGTCGCCTTCGTGGCTGCCGCCGCCTCGGCCCGAGCAGCAGACGGCACTGGTGGTGACCGTGGACTCGGACATGGTGGTGATCCTGGCGTCGCTGCTGTGCGTCCTCCTCTGCGTCCTCGGCCTGGCCCTCCTCTCCCGGCGCGCTTGCCGCCGCCGACCCTCCGACCACTATCCTCCTCCCCCCAAGGGCCTCAAGAGGAAGGCCATCGACGCGCTCCCCACCGTCTCCTTCTTCGCCGCGGCCGCTTTGTCGTCGTCGCTGGAGTGCGCGATATGCCTGGCGGAGTTCGCCGACGGGGAGGCCGTGCGCGTGCTCCCGGGATGCGGCCACGGCTTCCACGCCGCCTGCGTCGACGCCTGGCTCCGGACACGCGCCACATGCCCATCCTGCCGGGCCGCCATCGTTGCCACACCCATGCAGATGCAGGTACAGCCAGCTGCGGCGGCGCCCACCGTGGTAGTCGTTGTGGCAGGGAGTAGCAGGTGCGGGAGATGTGGCGAGGTGACGGCGCCGGCCGGTGCACGCGCTACCGATGCCGCGTTCTTGGCTTAG
- the LOC123149825 gene encoding monosaccharide-sensing protein 2, which yields MRGAVLVAITAAIGNMLQGVDNATIAGAVMYIKREFHLETQPAVEGLVVATSLIGATIITTFSGPVADIVGRRPMLIASSLLYFLGGLVMLWSPNVYVLLIARLIDGFGVGLAVTLVPVYISETAPPEIRGLLNTFPQFTGSAGMFMAYCMIFTMTLHPGPSWRTMLGVLAGPSLIYLALTVFYLPESPRWLVSKGRMKEARVVLEKLRGREDVSGEMALLVEGLGSAGETEIEEYVVGPADGDQEQRDTVTLYGPEQGLSWVAQPVAGGRGSMLGSALGLGGTGRQGSMFDSMRDPVVALLGSVHERLPGDGGAGSMRGSTLFPNLGSMLSVERPGGAAPGAPGGSGGAWDEENAARADDEDDEYLSDDDEPAAAPGGGGGLEAPLLSRQSTEVEGKTNANDPRSQSMQRFSSMGGGVDAASTMGIGGGWQLAWKWTEKVGPDGVKRGGVKRMYLHEEGIPGGADGAAAGAAGPGEYVHAAALVSQSMLYTKDVLIGQSPTEPAFANPPEAVATKAAASGPRWRELLEPGVRHALFCGMMIQILQQFSGINGVLYYTPQILDQAGVSVLLAGLGLSADSTSILISGLTTLLMMPSIGLAMWLMDLSGRRTLLLTTIPVLIFSLVILIVANVVPMATTVHAALSTGSVIIYFCCFVMGFGPIPNILCAEIFPTRVRGLCIALCSLTFWIGDIIVTYSLPVMLNSIGLAGVFGIYACVCCLALVFVALKVPETKGLPLEVIIEFFNVGAKGIPEQMD from the exons ATGAGGGGCGCGGTGTTGGTGGCCATCACGGCCGCCATAGGCAACATGCTCCAGGGCGTGGACAACGCCACGATCGCCGGTGCCGTGATGTACATCAAGAGGGAGTTCCACCTGGAGACGCAGCCGGCCGTTGAGGGCCTCGTGGTGGCCACCTCCCTCATCGGCGCCACCATCATCACCACTTTCTCCGGCCCCGTCGCCGACATTGTTGGCCGCCGCCCGATGCTCATCGCCTCCTCGCTCCTCTACTTCCTGGGCGGGCTCGTCATGCTCTGGTCTCCCAACGTGTACGTGCTCCTCATCGCCCGTCTCATCGACGGCTTCGGCGTGGGCCTCGCCGTCACGCTCGTCCCCGTCTACATCTCCGAGACGGCGCCGCCGGAGATCCGGGGCTTGCTCAACACCTTTCCGCAGTTCACGGGTTCTGCCGGCATGTTCATGGCCTACTGCATGATCTTCACCATGACGCTCCATCCGGGCCCGAGCTGGCGAACCATGCTGGGCGTGCTAGCCGGGCCCTCTCTGATCTACCTCGCGCTGACGGTGTTCTACCTGCCGGAGTCCCCGCGCTGGCTGGTGAGCAAGGGGAGGATGAAGGAGGCGAGGGTGGTGCTGGAGAAGCTTAGGGGCAGGGAGGACGTGTCCGGCGAGATGGCGCTGCTGGTGGAGGGGCTGGGGAGCGCCGGCGAGACGGAGATCGAGGAGTACGTCGTCGGCCCGGCGGACGGCGACCAGGAACAGAGGGACACGGTGACGCTGTACGGGCCCGAGCAGGGGCTGTCGTGGGTGGCGCAGCCCGTCGCCGGCGGGAGGGGCAGCATGCTGGGGAGCGCACTGGGGCTCGGTGGCACGGGGAGGCAGGGGAGCATGTTCGACTCCATGAGGGACCCCGTGGTGGCGCTCCTCGGGAGCGTGCACGAGCGCCTCCCCGGAGACGGCGGCGCCGGGAGCATGAGGGGGAGCACGCTGTTCCCCAACCTCGGGAGCATGCTCAGCGTTGAGAGGCCTGGCGGCGCCGCCCCCGGCGCCCCCGGCGGCAGCGGTGGAGCGTGGGACGAGGAGAACGCGGCGCGCgcggatgacgaggacgacgagtacCTGTCGGACGACGACGAGCCGGCAGCAGCGCCTGGCGGCGGTGGCGGTCTCGAGGCGCCCCTGCTGTCGAGGCAGAGCACGGAGGTGGAAGGTAAGACGAACGCCAACGATCCACGGAGCCAGTCTATGCAGAGGTTCAGCAGCATGGGCGGCGGCGTGGACGCGGCAAGCACCATGGGCATCGGCGGCGGCTGGCAGCTGGCGTGGAAGTGGACCGAGAAGGTGGGCCCCGATGGCGTGAAGCGCGGCGGCGTCAAGAGGATGTACCTGCACGAGGAAGGCATACCCGGCGGCGCCGACGGCGCGGCCGCGGGCGCCGCCGGACCTGGCGAGTACGTCCACGCAGCGGCGCTGGTCAGCCAGTCCATGCTCTACACCAAGGACGTCCTCATCGGACAGAGCCCCACCGAGCCCGCCTTCGCCAACCCACCGGAGgccgtcgccaccaaggccgccgccagCGGCCCCCGCTGGCGCGAGCTCCTCGAGCCCGGCGTCCGCCACGCCCTGTTCTGTGGGATGATGATTCAAATCCTCCAGCAG TTCTCCGGCATCAACGGCGTGCTCTACTACACGCCACAGATCCTGGACCAGGCCGGCGTCAGCGTGctcctcgccggcctcggcctGAGCGCCGACTCCACCTCCATCCTCATCTCGGGCCTCACCACGCTGCTCATGATGCCGAGTATCGGGCTCGCCATGTGGCTCATGGACTTGTCTGGCCGGCGCACCCTGCTGCTCACCACCATCCCCGTGCTCATCTTCTCCCTCGTCATCCTCATCGTCGCCAACGTCGTGCCCATGGCCACCACCGTGCACGCCGCGCTCTCCACCGGCTCCGTCATCATCTACTTCTGCTGCTTCGTCATGGGCTTTGGCCCCATCCCCAACATCCTCTGCGCCGAGATCTTCCCCACCCGTGTCCGCGGCCTCTGCATCGCGCTCTGCTCCCTCACCTTCTGGATCGGCGACATCATCGTCACCTACAGCCTCCCCGTCATGCTCAACTCCATCGGCCTCGCGGGGGTCTTCGGCATCTACGCCTGCGTCTGCTGCCTCGCGCTTGTCTTCGTCGCCCTCAAGGTGCCCGAGACCAAGGGCCTGCCGCTCGAGGTCATCATCGAGTTCTTCAACGTCGGCGCCAAGGGAATCCCAGAGCAGATggattaa